Proteins co-encoded in one Chitinophagaceae bacterium genomic window:
- a CDS encoding DUF1572 family protein: MKKELSFLFAREFDNTIENLEHIPENILWEISGEIKNSPGNLMLHLCGGMFHNIGSVLLQNGYVRDREGEFKNKNIPKAKLKEMLLEAKKLICHTLDTITEEELQKEFPTQQLGYPMTTEFLIIHLYGHLNYHLGQINYFWRIYKK, from the coding sequence ATGAAAAAAGAATTATCTTTTTTGTTTGCGAGGGAGTTTGATAATACTATAGAAAATTTAGAACATATTCCTGAAAATATCCTATGGGAAATAAGCGGAGAAATTAAGAATAGTCCAGGAAATCTCATGCTTCATCTCTGCGGAGGGATGTTTCATAACATAGGAAGTGTCCTATTACAAAATGGGTACGTGAGAGATAGGGAGGGAGAATTTAAAAATAAAAATATTCCAAAAGCCAAATTAAAAGAAATGCTTTTAGAAGCAAAAAAACTCATCTGCCATACATTAGATACCATTACTGAAGAAGAATTACAAAAAGAATTTCCTACACAACAATTAGGATATCCGATGACAACAGAGTTTTTAATAATACATCTCTACGGGCATTTGAACTATCATTTAGGGCAAATCAATTATTTTTGGAGAATATATAAAAAATAA